One genomic segment of Hydra vulgaris chromosome 14, alternate assembly HydraT2T_AEP includes these proteins:
- the LOC136090665 gene encoding uncharacterized protein LOC136090665, whose product MINDSSNSTRYRRREETKNVLEYVYGGRNGSINGAWDCLRSIATISEMKNLILSYKRGKFLENFVGKISDVHIKSDTCLRNAVLTKYLNYMSRRKYTMLCKIQNNSFTEHNNESNIISYGEHNILLKTSSISDRAIETFVNNLDIGDIHFIKGGVSRTVIALVTMIADLNLKVKTMKDKLRWFNGNINHFVVEFSDDSVPESKEKTMTIATMSLWNYGSRIRSREFHFPLHMLTAGEIDDVCANLWRQHSEETELIEGNLFYINNEKVTFSFVPAGDTSWLCWAANVLPTSATYTHPLSAMFTKVNLLL is encoded by the coding sequence ATGATTAATGACTCATCAAATTCAACTCGTTATAGACGTCgtgaagaaacaaaaaatgttcTTGAATATGTTTATGGTGGAAGAAATGGATCAATTAATGGTGCATGGGATTGTTTAAGAAGTATTGCTACAATATCTGAgatgaaaaacttaatactttCTTATAAAAGAGGGAagtttcttgaaaattttgttgGTAAAATATCAGATGTTCATATAAAAAGTGACACTTGTTTACGAAATGCAGttctaacaaaatatttaaattatatgtcAAGGAGAAAGTATACCATGCTgtgtaaaatacaaaataattctTTCACTGAACACAATAATGAAAGTAATATAATATCTTACGGAGAacataacattttattgaaaacatcaAGTATTTCTGATAGAGCTATTGAAACTTTTGTTAACAATCTCGATATTGGagatattcattttataaaaggAGGTGTTTCGCGTACAGTGATAGCATTAGTCACAATGATTGCTGATCtaaatttgaaagtaaaaacaatGAAAGATAAACTTAGGTGGTTTAATGGGAACATAAATCATTTTGTTGTTGAGTTTTCTGATGATAGCGTACCTGagtcaaaagaaaaaacaatgaCTATAGCTACAATGTCATTATGGAACTATGGAAGTCGTATTCGTAGTCGTGAATTCCACTTTCCCCTTCATATGTTAACAGCTGGTGAGATAGATGATGTATGTGCAAACTTATGGAGACAGCATAGTGAGGAAACGGAGTTAATTGAAGGTAATctgttttatataaacaatgaaaaagtaACATTTTCCTTTGTTCCTGCTGGTGATACATCCTGGTTGTGTTGGGCAGCAAATGTGCTTCCAACAAGTGCTACCTACACCCATCCACTTTCTGCAATGTTCACAAAAGTGAACTTACTTTTATAG